From Denticeps clupeoides unplaced genomic scaffold, fDenClu1.1, whole genome shotgun sequence, a single genomic window includes:
- the LOC114778001 gene encoding probable asparagine--tRNA ligase, mitochondrial — MMFVKLTRGSACKLACGFKFRSHNSSSKFRICQALSGDVTDSDIRIQGWVRSVRAQKEHLFLHVNDGSSLQPLQVVATSELDARGVTFGSAVDITGSLVKSPSKKQSVELHAKHIQVVGECSPVEFPFKIKERHSLEYLRQFPHLRCRTNIFSALLRLRSEASSAVHAFFKENNFVQIHTPVITSNDCEGAGELFQVEPAGREPTPDAGNQHFFSVPTFLTVSGQLHLEVMSGAFPAVYTFGPTFRAEKSQSRRHLAEFYMAEAEISFARSLQDLMAVMEGLFRATTEHILTCCAEDVALFHKYVAPGRREQVDHMLSKKFHVISYTEGIDILNRSSQRFSFPTEWGCDLQTEHEKYLVKHCGDVPLFVTDYPYDLKPFYARDNQDQPRRTVRNIPHALAAVDLLVPGVGELCGGSLREERLELLRTRLARAELEDTYGWYLELRKFGSVPHGGFGMGFERYLQCVLGVDNIKDVIPFARFSHSCPL, encoded by the exons ATGATGTTTGTCAAGTTAACGCGGGGGAGTGCGTGTAAGCTTGCGTGCGGGTTTAAATTTCGCTCTCACAACTCATCCAGCAAGTTCCGAATCTGCCAGGCGCTGTCTGGTGACGTCACGGACTCCGATATCAGAATACAG gGATGGGTGCGTTCTGTCAGAGCCCAGAAGGAACATCTCTTCCTCCACGTGAACGATGGAAGCTCCCTTCAGCCTCTTCAAGTAGTAGCCACTTCGGAGCTGGACGCCCG AGGGGTCACGTTTGGGAGTGCGGTGGACATCACTGGCAGCCTGGTGAAGAGTCCGAGCAAGAAGCAGAGCGTGGAGCTGCACGCAAAGCACATCCAGGTGGTTGGAGAATGCAGCCCTGTG GAATTCCCTTTTAAGATCAAGGAGCGGCATTCCCTGGAGTATCTCAGACAGTTTCCCCATCTGAGGTGCAGAACGAACATCTTCAGTGCCCTGCTGAGGCTGCGCAGTGAGGCTTCCTCCGCGGTCCATGCATTCTTCaag GAAAACAACTTTGTTCAGATCCACACGCCAGTGATCACATCTAACGACTGCGAGGGAGCTGGAGAGCTTTTTCAGGTAGAG CCTGCAGGTAGAGAACCAACTCCAGATGCTGGGAACCAGCACTTCTTCTCGGTTCCCACCTTCCTGACGGTCTCTGGGCAGCTTCATCTAGAAGTGATGTCAGG GGCCTTTCCTGCCGTCTACACGTTCGGCCCGACCTTCAGGGCCGAGAAGTCGCAGAGCCGCCGGCACCTGGCCGAGTTTTACATGGCGGAGGCCGAGATCTCCTTCGCACGGTCGCTGCAGGACCTGATGGCG GTGATGGAGGGGCTCTTCAGGGCCACCACGGAGCACATCCTCACCTGCTGTGCTGAGGACGTGGCCTTGTTCCATAAGTACGTAGCGCCTGGACGCAGG GAACAAGTGGATCACATGCTTAGTAAGAAGTTCCACGT GATTTCCTACACCGAGGGAATAGATATTTTAAACCGGAGTTCCCAGCGGTTCTCCTTCCCAACGGAG TGGGGCTGTGACCTTCAGACAGAACATGAGAAGTATCTGGTGAAGCACTGTGGTGACGTCCCGCTGTTTGTGACGGACTACCCGTACGACCTGAAGCCGTTCTACGCTCGAGATAACCAGGACCAGCCGCGCCGTACGGTAAGAAATATTCCACACGCCT TGGCGGCGGTGGACCTCCTGGTGCCCGGTGTGGGCGAGCTGTGTGGAGGGTCACTGAGAGAGGAGCGGCTGGAGCTCCTGAGGACACGGCTGGCGCG GGCAGAGCTGGAGGACACGTACGGATG GTACCTGGAACTGAGGAAGTTCGGCTCGGTTCCTCACGGAGGCTTTGGGATGGGCTTCGAGCGATACCTGCAGTGCGTGTTAGGGGTGGACAATATAAAGGACGTGATCCCGTTTGCAAGATTTTCCCACTCCTGCCCTCTTTGA